From the Rattus norvegicus strain BN/NHsdMcwi chromosome Y, GRCr8, whole genome shotgun sequence genome, one window contains:
- the Zfy1 gene encoding zinc finger Y-chromosomal protein 2, translating to MDEEEIELTPQEENSLFDGIGADAVHMDGDQIIVEVQETVFLSNSDVTVHNFVPDDPDSVIIQDVIENVLIEDVHCSNILEETDISDNVIIPEQVLDLDTAEEVSLAQFPIPDILASSITSTSLTMPEHILMSEAIHVSDVGHIEQVIHDSLVETEVITDPLTADISEILVTDCASEAVLDSSGMPLEQQDDTKVNRDDYLMISLDDAGKTENEGSSEVTTNAESESDPYKLNETSPEVIKVYIFKADPEEDDVGETVDIVESKTDNGNEAEVIDQSSSIYVPRDNVYMPVSDSQKEEEDTKVIVGDEDAGDTAADTSEHEQQMDDSEIKAAFLPIAWAAAYDNNSDEIEEQNVTASAVLHQNESGGLDRVHKQKAKKKKRPESKQYQTAIIVAPDGQTLIVYPCMFCGKKFKTKSFLKRHIKNHPEYLAKKKYHCTDCDYSTNKKISLHNHMESHKLTIKTEKTTECDDCGKHLSHAGTLCTHKKEKEKVSKTYKCKFCDYETAEQTSLNHHLLAVHSKKYPHVCVECGKGFRHPSELKKHIRVHTGEKPYQCQYCEYKSADSSNLKTHIKTKHSKDIPLKCGICLMTFSDTKEAQQHALIHQENRTHQCSYCNHKSSNSSDLKRHIISVHTKDYPHKCDMCSKGFHRPSELKKHVATHKSKKMHQCRHCDFKSPDPFLLSRHILSVHTKNVPFKCKRCKKGFRQQCELQKHMKTHSGRKVYQCEYCEYSTTDASGFKRHVISIHTKDYPHRCEYCKKGFRRPSEKNQHIMRHHKEVGLP from the exons gagCTGATGCAGTACACATGGATGGTGACCAGATTATTGTGGAAGTTCAAGAAACTGTTTTTTTATCTAATTCAGATGTAACTGTGCATAATTTTGTTCCTGATGATCCAGACTCAGTTATAATTCAAGATGTTATTGAAAATGTTCTTATTGAAGATGTTCACTGCTCAAATATTTTAGAGGAAACAGATATATCTGACAATGTCATTATTCCTGAGCAAGTGCTTGATTTAGATACAGCTGAAGAAGTGTCTTTAGCACAGTTTCCAATTCCAGACATTTTAGCTTCTAGTATTACATCAACCTCATTAACTATGCCTGAACATATCTTGATGAGTGAAGCTATACATGTGTCTGATGTAGGACACATTGAACAAGTGATTCATGATAGTCTAGTAGAAACAGAAGTCATTACTGATCCTCTGACAGCCGACATTTCAGAAATACTGGTAACAGATTGTGCTTCTGAAGCAGTCTTAGATTCCAGTGGAATGCCTCTGGAGCAGCAAGATGATACCAAAGTCAACCGTGACGATTATCTTATGATTTCTT TGGATGATGCTGgcaaaacagagaatgaaggttCATCTGAAGTTACCACGAATGCAGAGTCAGAAAGTGATCCttataaattaaatgaaacaTCTCCTGAAGTTATCAAGGTGTACATTTTTAAAGCTGACCCTGAAGAGGATGATGTAG gagAAACTGTAGACATTGTGGAGAGTAAGACTGACAATGGCAATGAAGCTGAAGTCATTGATCAGAGTAGCAGCATTTATGTTCCCAGAGACAACGTTTATATGCCAGTCAGTGATtctcagaaggaagaagaagatacTA AAGTAATTGTAGGAGATGAAGATGCTGGTGACACAGCTGCAGATACTTCTGAGCATGAACAACAGATGGATGACAGTGAAATAAAAGCAGCTTTCCTGCCTATTGCATGGGCAGCAGCTTATG ATAATAATTCTGATGAAATTGAAGAGCAGAATGTCACTGCAAGTGCTGTCTTGCACCAAAATGAGTCTGGTGGCCTTGACAGAGTacataaacaaaaagcaaaaaagaaaaaaagacctgaATCCAAACAGTACCAAACAG CAATAATTGTTGCTCCTGATGGACAGACTTTAATAGTCTATCCTTGCATGTTTtgtggaaaaaaatttaagaccAAAAGTTTTTTGAAAAGACACATAAAAAACCATCCTGAATATCTTGCTAAGAAGAAATACCACTGTACTGACTGTGATTACAGTACCAACAAGAAGATAAGCTTGCATAATCACATGGAGAGCCACAAGCTAACCATTAAGACAGAAAAGACAACAGAATGTGATGACTGTGGGAAGCATCTTTCTCATGCTGGGACTTTGTGTactcacaaaaaagaaaaagaaaaggtcagCAAAACATATAAGTGTAAGTTCTGTGACTATGAAACAGCTGAACAGACATCATTGAATCACCATCTTTTGGCAGTCCACAGCAAGAAATATCCTCACGTTTGTGTAGAATGTGGCAAAGGTTTCCGTCACCCATCAGAGCTCAAAAAGCACATACgcgttcacactggagagaagccttatCAATGTCAGTATTGTGAGTACAAATCTGCAGACTCTTCTAACTTGAAAACACATATAAAAACTAAGCATAGTAAAGACATACCACTGAAGTGTGGCATCTGTCTCATGACTTTCTCAGACACCAAAGAGGCTCAGCAACATGCTCTTATACACCAAGAAAACAGAACACATCAGTGTTCATATTGCAACCATAAGAGTTCAAACTCAAGTGATTTGAAGCGACACATAATTTCAGTTCATACAAAGGACTATCCTCATAAGTGTGATATGTGCAGCAAAGGGTTTCATAGGCCTTCAGAACTCAAGAAGCATGTGGCTAcccataaaagtaaaaaaatgcaCCAATGTAGACACTGTGACTTTAAGAGTCCAGATCCATTTCTGCTAAGTCGCCATATTCTCTCAGTTCACACAAAGAATGTTCCATTTAAGTGTAAGAGATGTAAAAAGGGATTTCGACAACAATGTGAGCTTCAAAAGCATATGAAGACCCACAGTGGCCGGAAAGTGTATCAGTGTGAGTACTGTGAATATAGCACCACAGATGCCTCAGGCTTTAAGCGCCACGTTATCTCCATTCATACGAAAGACTATCCTCACCGCTGTGAGTACTGCAAGAAAGGATTCCGAAGACCCTCTGAAAAGAATCAGCACATAATGCGGCATCATAAAGAAGTTGGCCTGCCCTAA